The following proteins come from a genomic window of Neofelis nebulosa isolate mNeoNeb1 chromosome 5, mNeoNeb1.pri, whole genome shotgun sequence:
- the PXYLP1 gene encoding 2-phosphoxylose phosphatase 1 isoform X2 produces the protein MDVLTAVLLLVHLTPVSTAKNGVSSKSRKRIMPDPVTEPPVMDPIYEALLYCNIPSVAERSMEGHAPHHFKLVSVHVFIRHGDRYPLYVIPKTKRPEIDCTLLANRKPYHPKLEAFVSHMSKGSGASFESPLHSLPLYPNHALCEMGELTQTGVVQHLQNGQLLRDIYLKKHKLLPNNWSTDQLYLETTGKSRTLQSGLALLYGFLPDFDWKKIHFRHQPSALFCSGNCYCPLRNQYLEKEQRRQYLLRLKNSQLERTYEDMARIVDVPTKQLRAANPIDSMLCHFCHNVSFPCTRTGCIDMEHFKVIKTHQIEDERERREKKLYLGYALLGAHPILNQTVTRMQHAVEGRKEEVFALYSAHDVTLSPVLSALGLMEARFPRFAARLIFELWQDREKPSEHSVRILYNGVDVTFHTSFCQDHHKHSSKPMCPLENLVRFVKRDMFVGLGSSTSTNYYDACHREGF, from the exons TCCACCTGACCCCCGTCTCCACAGCTAAGAATGGAGTGAGTAGCAAGAGTCGAAAGAGAATCATGCCTGACCCAGTGACCGAGCCTCCCGTGATGGACCCCATTTACGAAGCTCTTTTGTACTGCAACATCCCCAGTGTGGCTGAGCGCAGCATGGAAG GTCACGCCCCGCATCATTTTAAGCTGGTCTCCGTGCATGTGTTCATTCGACACGGGGACAGGTACCCGCTGTATGTCATTCCCAAAACGAAGCGACCAGAAATTGACTGCACTCTGCTGGCTAACAG GAAACCGTATCACCCTAAACTGGAAGCTTTCGTTAGTCACATGTCAAAAGGATCCGGAGCCTCTTTCGAAAGCCCCCTGCACTCCCTGCCGCTTTACCCCAATCACGCACTGTGTGAGATGGGCGAGCTCACGCAGACAG GAGTCGTGCAGCATTTGCAGAATGGCCAGCTGCTGAGGGACATCTATCTAAAGAAACACAAACTCCTGCCGAATAACTGGTCCACAGACCAACTTTACTTGGAGACCACTGGGAAAAGCCGGACGCTCCAGAGTGGGCTGGCCTTGCTTTATGGTTTTCTCCCCGATTTTGACTGGAAGAAGATTCATTTTAGGCACCAGCCAAGTGCTCTCTTCTGCTCCGGAAACTGCTATTGTCCCCTGAGAAACCAGTATCTGGAAAAGGAACAGCGTCGCCAATACCTCTTACGTTTGAAAAACAGCCAGCTGGAGAGGACCTACGAGGACATGGCCAGGATCGTGGATGTCCCCACCAAACAGCTTCGAGCGGCCAACCCCATAGACTCCATGCTCTGCCACTTCTGCCACAACGTCAGCTTCCCATGCACCAGAACTGGCTGTATTGACATGGAGCACTTCAAGGTGATCAAGACACATCAGATAGAGGACGAGAGAGAGAGGCGGGAGAAGAAACTGTATCTGGGCTATGCACTCCTGGGCGCCCACCCCATCCTCAATCAGACCGTCACCCGGATGCAGCATGCCGTGGAGGGCAGGAAAGAAGAGGTCTTCGCCCTCTACTCTGCTCACGATGTCACCCTGTCACCAGTTCTCAGTGCCTTGGGCCTTATGGAAGCCAGATTCCCAAGGTTTGCAGCCAGGTTGATCTTTGAGCTCTGGCAAGACAGAGAAAAGCCCAGTGAGCATTCTGTCCGGATTCTTTATAATGGTGTTGATGTCACGTTCCACACCTCTTTTTGCCAGGACCACCACAAGCATTCTTCCAAGCCCATGTGCCCCCTAGAAAACCTAGTCCGCTTTGTCAAAAGGGACATGTTTGTGGGCCTGGGGAGTAGTACTAGTACTAATTATTATGATGCATGTCACAGGGAAGGATTCTAA
- the PXYLP1 gene encoding 2-phosphoxylose phosphatase 1 isoform X1: MLFRNRFLLLLALAALLAFVSLSLQFFHLTPVSTAKNGVSSKSRKRIMPDPVTEPPVMDPIYEALLYCNIPSVAERSMEGHAPHHFKLVSVHVFIRHGDRYPLYVIPKTKRPEIDCTLLANRKPYHPKLEAFVSHMSKGSGASFESPLHSLPLYPNHALCEMGELTQTGVVQHLQNGQLLRDIYLKKHKLLPNNWSTDQLYLETTGKSRTLQSGLALLYGFLPDFDWKKIHFRHQPSALFCSGNCYCPLRNQYLEKEQRRQYLLRLKNSQLERTYEDMARIVDVPTKQLRAANPIDSMLCHFCHNVSFPCTRTGCIDMEHFKVIKTHQIEDERERREKKLYLGYALLGAHPILNQTVTRMQHAVEGRKEEVFALYSAHDVTLSPVLSALGLMEARFPRFAARLIFELWQDREKPSEHSVRILYNGVDVTFHTSFCQDHHKHSSKPMCPLENLVRFVKRDMFVGLGSSTSTNYYDACHREGF; the protein is encoded by the exons TCCACCTGACCCCCGTCTCCACAGCTAAGAATGGAGTGAGTAGCAAGAGTCGAAAGAGAATCATGCCTGACCCAGTGACCGAGCCTCCCGTGATGGACCCCATTTACGAAGCTCTTTTGTACTGCAACATCCCCAGTGTGGCTGAGCGCAGCATGGAAG GTCACGCCCCGCATCATTTTAAGCTGGTCTCCGTGCATGTGTTCATTCGACACGGGGACAGGTACCCGCTGTATGTCATTCCCAAAACGAAGCGACCAGAAATTGACTGCACTCTGCTGGCTAACAG GAAACCGTATCACCCTAAACTGGAAGCTTTCGTTAGTCACATGTCAAAAGGATCCGGAGCCTCTTTCGAAAGCCCCCTGCACTCCCTGCCGCTTTACCCCAATCACGCACTGTGTGAGATGGGCGAGCTCACGCAGACAG GAGTCGTGCAGCATTTGCAGAATGGCCAGCTGCTGAGGGACATCTATCTAAAGAAACACAAACTCCTGCCGAATAACTGGTCCACAGACCAACTTTACTTGGAGACCACTGGGAAAAGCCGGACGCTCCAGAGTGGGCTGGCCTTGCTTTATGGTTTTCTCCCCGATTTTGACTGGAAGAAGATTCATTTTAGGCACCAGCCAAGTGCTCTCTTCTGCTCCGGAAACTGCTATTGTCCCCTGAGAAACCAGTATCTGGAAAAGGAACAGCGTCGCCAATACCTCTTACGTTTGAAAAACAGCCAGCTGGAGAGGACCTACGAGGACATGGCCAGGATCGTGGATGTCCCCACCAAACAGCTTCGAGCGGCCAACCCCATAGACTCCATGCTCTGCCACTTCTGCCACAACGTCAGCTTCCCATGCACCAGAACTGGCTGTATTGACATGGAGCACTTCAAGGTGATCAAGACACATCAGATAGAGGACGAGAGAGAGAGGCGGGAGAAGAAACTGTATCTGGGCTATGCACTCCTGGGCGCCCACCCCATCCTCAATCAGACCGTCACCCGGATGCAGCATGCCGTGGAGGGCAGGAAAGAAGAGGTCTTCGCCCTCTACTCTGCTCACGATGTCACCCTGTCACCAGTTCTCAGTGCCTTGGGCCTTATGGAAGCCAGATTCCCAAGGTTTGCAGCCAGGTTGATCTTTGAGCTCTGGCAAGACAGAGAAAAGCCCAGTGAGCATTCTGTCCGGATTCTTTATAATGGTGTTGATGTCACGTTCCACACCTCTTTTTGCCAGGACCACCACAAGCATTCTTCCAAGCCCATGTGCCCCCTAGAAAACCTAGTCCGCTTTGTCAAAAGGGACATGTTTGTGGGCCTGGGGAGTAGTACTAGTACTAATTATTATGATGCATGTCACAGGGAAGGATTCTAA